One genomic segment of Caldimonas brevitalea includes these proteins:
- a CDS encoding 3-hydroxybutyrate dehydrogenase, with amino-acid sequence MLKGLSAIVTGSTSGIGLGIAEALARDGAKVMLNGFGEASQIERQRAQLQAETGVQIAYSAADMAQPEQIRRMVVEAEQLFGAVDILVNNAGIQFIAPVEEFPDEKWAQILAINLTSNFHAIKAALPGMKRRNRGRIINIASAHGLIASPFKSAYVAAKHGTLGLTKTVALEVAETGITCNAICPGYVRTPLVEGQIKEQARAHRMSEQQVIEAVILASQPNKRFVSLQELADLVLFLCSDSAISITGAALPMDGGWTAR; translated from the coding sequence ATGCTGAAAGGACTTTCCGCCATCGTGACCGGGTCGACCAGCGGTATCGGGCTGGGCATCGCCGAGGCGCTGGCCCGCGACGGGGCGAAGGTCATGCTGAACGGCTTCGGCGAGGCCAGCCAGATCGAACGGCAACGCGCGCAACTGCAGGCCGAGACCGGCGTTCAGATCGCCTACTCGGCCGCCGACATGGCGCAGCCCGAGCAGATCCGACGTATGGTGGTCGAGGCCGAGCAGCTGTTCGGTGCGGTGGACATCCTGGTCAACAACGCCGGCATCCAGTTCATTGCGCCGGTCGAGGAGTTCCCGGACGAGAAGTGGGCTCAGATCCTGGCCATCAACCTGACCTCGAACTTCCATGCGATCAAGGCGGCACTGCCCGGCATGAAGCGCCGCAATCGCGGCCGCATCATCAACATCGCGTCGGCGCACGGCCTGATCGCCTCACCCTTCAAATCGGCCTATGTCGCCGCCAAGCACGGCACGCTGGGCCTGACGAAGACCGTCGCGCTCGAAGTGGCCGAGACCGGCATCACCTGCAACGCGATCTGCCCGGGCTATGTGCGCACGCCGCTGGTGGAGGGCCAGATCAAGGAGCAGGCGCGGGCGCACCGCATGTCGGAGCAGCAGGTGATTGAAGCCGTCATCCTCGCTTCGCAACCGAACAAGCGCTTTGTCTCGTTGCAGGAACTCGCCGACCTGGTGTTGTTCCTGTGCTCGGACAGCGCCATCTCGATCACCGGCGCAGCCCTTCCGATGGATGGAGGCTGGACCGCACGCTGA
- a CDS encoding CoA transferase subunit A, with the protein MGKTVKAADFIDHVADGATLMIGGFMGVGSPRRLIDELVRQGKKELTVIANDSARPGVAIGKLISARLVRRLVVSHIGTNPETQRQMMDGVLEVELVPQGTLAERIRAGGYGLGGVLTPTGVGTIVEQGKRTLEIEGRVFLLEMPLRAQYALVCARRADHIGNLVYALTARNLNPLMAMAADTVVAEPQEIVPVGVIAPDDVMTPAVLVDRLVAREPVHG; encoded by the coding sequence ATGGGGAAAACCGTCAAGGCAGCCGATTTCATCGATCACGTCGCCGATGGCGCGACGCTGATGATCGGAGGTTTCATGGGCGTGGGCTCGCCGCGCCGCCTGATTGATGAGCTGGTCCGGCAAGGCAAGAAGGAGTTGACCGTGATCGCCAACGACAGCGCGCGCCCTGGCGTCGCGATCGGCAAGCTCATCTCGGCACGCCTGGTTCGTCGTCTCGTCGTCAGCCATATCGGCACCAACCCAGAGACACAGCGGCAGATGATGGACGGCGTGCTCGAGGTCGAACTGGTGCCGCAGGGCACGCTCGCCGAGCGGATCAGGGCCGGTGGCTACGGGCTGGGCGGTGTGCTGACGCCGACCGGCGTCGGCACCATCGTGGAGCAGGGCAAACGCACGCTCGAGATCGAGGGTCGGGTCTTCCTGCTCGAGATGCCGCTGCGGGCCCAGTACGCACTGGTGTGCGCACGAAGGGCCGATCACATCGGCAACCTCGTCTACGCCTTGACCGCCCGCAACCTCAACCCTCTGATGGCGATGGCCGCAGACACGGTGGTGGCAGAACCGCAAGAGATCGTCCCGGTCGGCGTGATCGCACCCGATGACGTCATGACCCCTGCCGTGCTCGTGGATCGTCTCGTCGCCCGGGAGCCCGTCCATGGATGA
- a CDS encoding 3-oxoacid CoA-transferase subunit B: protein MDEKRLIAARVALELRPGYLVNLGIGLPTLVASMVPPGAQIFFQSENGIVGMQAVTEEGLEAEDLTDAGGNSISALPGSATFDSAMSFGLIRGGHLDVTVLGGLQVDKTGRLANWMVPGSMVPGMGGAMDLVTGARRVIVAMTHTVKGKPKIVEQCTLPLTSARCVDLIVTELAVMEPTASGLVLKELAPGVELAAVQNVTGTRLIVSEPIARMPV, encoded by the coding sequence ATGGATGAGAAAAGGCTGATCGCCGCACGTGTCGCGCTCGAACTGCGCCCCGGCTATCTCGTGAACCTGGGCATCGGTCTGCCGACGCTGGTGGCCTCGATGGTGCCGCCCGGGGCCCAGATCTTCTTCCAGTCCGAGAACGGCATCGTCGGCATGCAAGCCGTCACCGAAGAGGGCCTCGAGGCCGAAGATCTCACCGACGCGGGCGGCAATTCGATCAGCGCGTTGCCGGGCTCGGCAACCTTCGACAGCGCCATGTCGTTCGGCCTGATCCGTGGCGGGCATCTGGACGTCACCGTGCTCGGCGGCTTGCAGGTCGACAAGACCGGAAGACTGGCCAACTGGATGGTGCCCGGCAGCATGGTGCCGGGCATGGGAGGTGCGATGGATCTCGTCACGGGCGCCCGCCGTGTCATCGTGGCCATGACGCATACCGTCAAGGGCAAGCCGAAGATCGTCGAGCAGTGCACCTTGCCGCTGACCTCCGCCCGTTGCGTGGACCTCATCGTGACCGAGCTGGCGGTGATGGAGCCGACGGCGAGCGGCCTGGTCCTGAAGGAACTGGCGCCGGGTGTCGAGCTGGCCGCGGTTCAGAACGTGACCGGCACACGGTTGATCGTCTCGGAGCCGATAGCGCGGATGCCCGTCTAG